The Cryptomeria japonica chromosome 9, Sugi_1.0, whole genome shotgun sequence DNA segment GTTTGATGAAGGTATAATAAAGTTTGAAATTTTAATCATTGCATAATTGACTTCTAATAGTGTTCCTTAGTGTCAAATTGTTTGTTTGGTATTGAATGTATTTTTGTAGACGATGAAATTAAACCACAAGAGCAAAATAGCACCACTTAACTCGATCGCACACATGATCTACCCCTAGGCTCTTAGCTTCTCAAATATTTGTCATCTCTGCTTACATATCGATGATCTCATTTCAAATCTTAGTTTGCAGGTCTCCATAAAATCACATAAATCAAAATTCGTCTTTTACTGATTTTAAAGTTTAACCCTAATGCAATATCATTTCCATTTTAAAACATATCAGTGACATCACAAATTAATTTACTTTAGTGAATTaatcattcattttttttaatgtaatttagttgcttttggatttgattgtgtaaattTTTTAGCATCAACATATCAGATATCAATCCATGATCCATCATTCATAGTTTTCTTAATTTTATCTTATGTTGTAAAAAGCTAGCAGTTTTTGTTGATTTAATGATCATGTTCCAATAATTATGATATCATTTGTTGATTTAACATCCAATGTTCTAATAATATAGCACTGAATATAGcataaaaatatttattagaaAATTATTTTTGTTGATTGAATGTGTTTCAATATTTGTGatagcatttgttgatttaatgagcGCATTCCAATAGTTGTGGtagcatttgttgatttaatgttcaatatttttaaaaatataacacTAATAGTTGTCACTTTGAAGTTGTTAGTGTGGATCATGAGTAGGGGAGAGGatccagtagttgagcaccctaacttcactCTTCTCAAAATCCTATGCGGAAATTTCAAATCGCTCCTAATTTTTTCTCGAGGCTTACTTGGcgagtcccctgcttataactaaggtttcaagaccacatcatcaaatatgatgccacattagcgTTCTTTTTGACAAGGTGTCCAAGAAGGCTCTAAAAATTCAGACTAAtacttgtgcactaagtcatgttttattggtgtgttgatgtggcattgcatgatttgttgctttttagatctagggaatacatttcattcaattgtgGGTAATCATTATCAACCCGAACAATTTTAAAGTCACAACCATTGGTACAATATTCTCAAAAATATTGGGCATTAAATCAACAAGCGTTATAACAACTATTGGAACACCCTCAACAATGGATCCTCTCCCCTAGTCattattgaatgaaatgtattcccTAGAACTAAAAAACAACAAATTAGGTGATGTCACATCCACGCACTAACAAAAAATAACATAGTGCACAAATTTCAGACTTAACTTTTTTGGAGACCACAACCAAAAACATGTTGATGTCATCATATTTAATGACCTGATGCTACACCTTAATGTCACATTAATTAAATTAAGGGCACATCATATAAACTGCTGCTctaagagattaaaaaaaaattaaaatagacaaTATGATTTTGAGAGATCCAAAATTAAGATGCTCAACTATTAAATCCGCTTCTAAAATTATAAAGCCAGATTTGTTACATATGACTATTAGATTTAGCTTACCTAAAACGTGCTGAAAACCCCTGAAAGGTTAGGAAGATTTTTTAAGTGTTTGATACCACTCAACAAGCCCAGACAAAGACTATGCTAAAAATTCGCATGCCCAAAACCAGAAACCGGCCATTATCTCACGTGTGAACTGCGTCAGAGGCCCAGTCGTCGTATTTTTTTATGCCCACCTACCCCCGGGAAACTCCATTGATCTTTCCTCAGCTACTTCAGACTCTCAGCAATTTCGTCCCATTCAGAAGGACCGATTATGTTGACCCACGTTTCAGACCTATAAATACCCACCTAATTCCCAGCTTGCTTCTCAGCTCGTGTCTCCTCTGCAACCGAGCATTCAAACCCCCAAAATACAGGTTAAAACCAACAGGAAAAGCAGAGAATTAGGAGGAAAATCAGAGATTCAGTACAAAAATCGGATCTGGTGAACGAATTTGTCAGTGAAATCAAACCGGAAAAAAATGCAGAGCATTTCAGCGAGTTTGTGCAATGGCAGCGTGGAGAATTTGAGGAAACCGGGGGTATTTTACCCGCGGGAGAATTTGAAGCAAAGGAGGGCCAAAATTGGGGCTGTTTATACTCCTCCGGGACAAGGGATGCAGAATCCTCTGGGGGATTGTGCGAATTTGAGCCGATCGCAATGGCAGAGCTCCTGTGCGATTCTTTCCAGCAAAGCCGTAGCACAGCAGCAGGAAACGGAGAAATCTGCAGGGGAAGCTCTGGTTCCCGTCAATGGCAGCGCGAGAAAGGAAACGGCGATCGCTACGCTGGATAGCTTGCCGAAACCCCTGTCGATTGCAGACTTTTCACCTGCGCCGATGCACGGCGCGCAGCTGCAGGTGGCGTACCAGGGCGTTCCGGGAGCTTACAGCGAAGCTGCGGCGAACAAAGCATACCCTAATTGCAACGCCATACCCTGTGACCAGTTCGAGGTTGCCTTTCAGGCCGTGGAGCTCTGGATCGCGGATCGGGCCGTTCTGCCTGTGGAAAATTCCCTAGGGGGGAGCATTCATAGGAATTACGATTTGCTGCTGCGGCACAGGCTTCACATAGTGGGGGAAGTCCAGCTGCCTGTTCATCACTGCCTCATGGCGCTTCCTGGCGTAAACCCTAAGGAGGATCTCAGGAGGGTTATAAGCCATCCTCAAGCCCTAGCTCAGTGTGAGCACACAGTCACACGGCTCGGCCTTGGCCTGGCCCGTGAAGCCTTTGATGACACAGCAGGTGCCGCTGAGTACATCGCTGTAAATGGCCTCCGTGATACTGCTGCCATTGCCAGCGCTAGGGCCGCTGAGCTTTACGGCCTGACAATCATTGCAGATGGAATTCAGGACGACTGCAACAATGTTACCCGCTTTGTTATGCTGGCTCGCGAGCCCATCATTCCGCGCACAGATCGGCCATTCAAGACCAGCATCGTTTTCGCCCATGATAAGGGGACCTCTGTTCTGTTCAAGGTCTTGTCTGCCTTTGCTTTCAGGGACATCAATTTGACCAAGATCGAGAGCCGCCCGCATAGAAATAAGCCCCTGCGGATCGTTGATGATGTGAATTTCAGCGGGACTGCTAAGCATTTTGAGTACCTGTTTTATGTTGATTTTGAGGCATCCATGGCTGAACCTCGCGCACAGAATGCTCTGGCTGAGGTCCAGGAGTTCACTTCTTTTCTTCAGGTTCTCGGCAGTTACCCCATGGATATGACGCCCTTGAATAAGCATTGATTAAGGAATTACAGTTTTCTTTACATTCTTTTTGCTCCTGCTTTCTTCCCTTGCTCACTGTAATTTGCAGGGCAGCCTGCGGatttggtttgaatttggttaTGGCAATGACAGTCTGCGGATTTGGTTTGAAGTTGGTTATGGCAATGACCCAAAGTTTGGATACTTTTCTTTGTACAATCCGGCAAAATAACATTGTACAGAATCCTCTGGGATAAAGTATTAATTCCATTCATAAATCGATGTTCAGACAGGAGTCCGTAATTTTCTTGGTCATGAGGTGTACGAAATTTTATTACTCATTTTAGTAAATCCGTAGTAAAGCAATGTAAAAATTCTAATTACCTACTTTGCTTCACTCTACTTAAAATATCaatctttatttttaaaaattgataaaaaattgatGGTGAGGTCACAAATGGAGGGAGACCTCTTACCAACCTCATACCAAGCATGAATGCTTAGCAATATTAGAATAATAAAAATTGATGGCCGGATCATAAATAGAGATCTCATACCAAGCATGGATACTTAACAATATTAGAATAATAAAATTGATGGTGAGGTCACAATAAGGACCTCATACTACCAAGCATGAATACTTAGCAATAACATTCTAATAGAGGTTTTAGTCTTGGTGGCAAGAATTACAACACCACAATTTAGCTATCACACTATGTCATTACTAGCTTACATATCAAATTTTAAGTAGTCAAAAAATCGATGATAATTTTACACCTAGTCTATATAAAAAATGGTAAATGCTTGTTTTGTTTTTGTTGGAAAAATTGACTTTTGACTGTTCAATAAGATTATATATTAAAATAGCTATTTATTCCATATACCCACCTACACAAATTAGAAGCTAATAAGACCACTATATGTTACAAAACATTAATTGTATGGGTTGAGCTTGTAGTTGCAAGTTGTGTTTCAAGATTGTCTTATTGTATCcatcatcttcaaattatattcTTAAAAATGAAAACAATAGGGAAGGGGCCCAATGAATGCCCATGTTCCAACAACTATTCACTCTTTGCTCACCCAACCCCCCAATTGCCATCTTTAAAAAACAATTACATGATAATTAAAAGCCCACTAAAATGCTTTGCATGTCCTAACAACTAGCCATTGGTTCCTCCATTAGTTAAACTTCACATATTTAATTGGaagagttgtgcaactttattggtacccatagcacatGGTTACCAAGGCATTTGTGTACTTATTGGGCAAAACAATTATTAGAGGAATATGTATTAGATTAGTAATGCAaattttgaggtggttgtagtgcatgATTATTGGGGCATTTATAAGTAGGTATTGGGCATCACCTCTAAATGACCACTTTTTGTCCGTTGTGCACATCACGAATCATCCTGCATTCTTCGTTACTACCCAAAAGTTGAAACAATAGACTGTCAAAATTTGATGTACCACTTAGGAGCTTAACGTGTACAAAGTTATTATAACGGCTTTTGGTAACCTCCCCCTAATGATGAAAGTGAAAGACAAAAACAAATGATTTTTAATCATGTGAGCATTTTACTTTTGTGGTATCTTAGGTTCTTAATTGGTATTttaaggttttgaaaaaaaaaaaaattcaatgtgaGTTTCTCATTACGTTACAGTTATATTGTCcaaaattatttgaaaaatgttAGACCAAAACTTATGCATCAAGACATATATTACTAATTGCATTATGTGGACCACCATGTGGCTTTTTGTTTCTTTGATGTGATTTTGTCCACAATTCTTTGGAAAATGTTAGACCAAAACTTATACATCTAGACATGTCTTACTAATTGCATTAATGTGACTTTTTGTTTCTTTGATGTGATCTATGAAAATAGATACTTTGTATTCATTTTAAGTACAAACACAAAGACAACTAGTGCTTAACATTGTTGGTAGAGGATAAAAGCATAAGAAACAAAAAACTATCACTACACCATACCTTAGCAATTATTGTAGCACATTCATTTATTGGACCATTTTCTCTAATAAAGAATATTGTTTGTAACAAATATAGTACAATCTTAGGGTTGTCTCAGTGTATCAATCATACATATGAGCACTTTAACTTTGGGCATCTTAATctttcaaatagtatttcaaatttttgaatGTGAGTTGTCTACGTTTTCATTGAGTTGTCTTAGTGTATCAATCATACATATGAGCACTTTAACTTTGGGCATACTAAAAACCTTCTTCACAAACTAGAAacctattgtagcatcctaaattgtactcccttacaattttgtcctcactatggccctcaccttggcgtttgTTCCCTAAGGCCAGATTGAAGCCCTGATCCCGCTCACACTATGCATTTTCACTAAAGTTTTCATGTTCTACACTTCCTTCCCTTAAGATCTTGGGCCTCTGATGTCTAGGACCAGAGCACCTAACATTTTGGTCCTCTTCAAAAGGACCCATTTTGGAGCCTCTCAACGGTAACACAAATTGAGTGGGAACCTAGATCCCATATCGACTCAGATCGGAGAATTAATTTGTTTTTCGACTAGCAAGTATAagaggaggtctacccctctcattttgacatccaTGAATTCAATTCACCAATCAAGCATTcataattcaaattcaagtgagcaagcaatcaatcttctttcaagcattggaacaAAAGTAAAGTCAAGGTTCAAGCATTGGATATGACATTCATGCTCTATGTTTTATGAAGGTCATCTATATGaaacctggtgcaggagcacctagttgagtaaaactcccatttttgagtattt contains these protein-coding regions:
- the LOC131074003 gene encoding arogenate dehydratase 3, giving the protein MQSISASLCNGSVENLRKPGVFYPRENLKQRRAKIGAVYTPPGQGMQNPLGDCANLSRSQWQSSCAILSSKAVAQQQETEKSAGEALVPVNGSARKETAIATLDSLPKPLSIADFSPAPMHGAQLQVAYQGVPGAYSEAAANKAYPNCNAIPCDQFEVAFQAVELWIADRAVLPVENSLGGSIHRNYDLLLRHRLHIVGEVQLPVHHCLMALPGVNPKEDLRRVISHPQALAQCEHTVTRLGLGLAREAFDDTAGAAEYIAVNGLRDTAAIASARAAELYGLTIIADGIQDDCNNVTRFVMLAREPIIPRTDRPFKTSIVFAHDKGTSVLFKVLSAFAFRDINLTKIESRPHRNKPLRIVDDVNFSGTAKHFEYLFYVDFEASMAEPRAQNALAEVQEFTSFLQVLGSYPMDMTPLNKH